The genomic DNA GAGACAGCTCCATGGCAACCTCCTCCCTTTGGTTTCGATCCATTCGGTAGCCACCATGTCTcgacaccagccacccttgagaatcgtaccctataaatacccaactacaggACATTGAGGAGGACTTCCAATTTTTGGTGAAATCTAGACACTTCGAatgcacttttactattttcgtgaataaACATTGGGATTCGAGACTAATTTTGGCATCAGAGGGTCTTCACGAGGGAAGATTACCGTGAGCCTTTTAACCTATTTTCTGAGCATCAACAAGgtcaaaaccttgcggcgaagGAAAAAGCTTGCAGTGAGACCTCATGGtgaaggcaaaagcttgtggcaagacctaGCGATGAAAGTTaaagcttgcggcgagacctcATGACAAAGTCAAAAAGCTTACAGCAAACCTAGCGGCGAATGCAAAAGCTTGCAGTGTGAGATCTAGCGGTGAATGAAAAACCTTGtagcgagagctagtggcgaaaccttgtggcaagagctagtggcaaaatcttgtggcaagagctagtagCAAAACCTTGTGGAAAGAGCTTGTggtaagagctagtggcgaaaccttgtggcaagggctagtggcaaaaccttgtggcaagagctagtggcgaatccttacggcgagcatcctagcggtaaactcccttgaggcgacatctcttacggcaacctaacttcacccgacccCGAGCTCAAGTGGaacccacatcacaaattttaattgttatattttggcaacgACAATATTGTTGCAAAAAAAGATGTGCATCTACATTATATCTCTTTACATAAATGATAACAGATTCGTTCACAAAACCCATTCTAAGAGATTTATTCCAGAGTCATGTTAAATCCTTGAGAATGCATAAATGTTAAATGTATTGTGGTATTTTGTGGACATTGACATGTAATGTTATTTTCCTAATTTACATCAATAAAtgattcatgttattttttgattaatgcTTATTGTGTTTTTATTACACAAATTAGTTAAAGcctacacacatatatacaatgaTTCATGCATATTGCTAAGTGCAATGCTTCACCCATAACGCTAAGTGCAATACTTTGTGCATAATGGTAAGTGTAAGAATTAAAGATATGTCGAATAGATGGTTAGCTTTCTCACACAAACAACCACATCTATGACTAAGTGGTGCATCAATGGAAGATAGTTTTAAGCATATCGCAAAGGCTAGCAAATGAGAGCTTACGCTTAAAACAAAATTGCATTGATGAATTATCAAGATGAGGCTATAAAAGGTAACCAAAAGGTGAAGATTCCACGTCTCACCTTATCTGTCCAAGATTGCCAAGTGAAGTCATGTTTAACGAACATGTGAAAATTAGAGTTGTAGACTCAAGTTAGATACTTAGTGTATTTGAATTATCATTTGTACGGTATTTATATAATAAGAGACATACACTCCATGggaaaaatagaataatattaTAGCGCATGTTTCATACTATGTGCATGAAGTTCAACCAAAACAGGGTAACAAAAGACTTACATTTCTTCTTTTAGTTGTGTAAGACCCTCGAGATCACAAGGATCTcgtaaaataccctttaatcTTTAACTATTTCTTGAAGTTATGATTTGATGCATCTAGCTTGGAATGCTACCAAAGACTATGGATGATTCGGTTAGATGGAGCATATCTGGAAAAATGATTGAATTATGATGGAAATACTTTAAGAAAAAGGGAAGATCTATTTGAGTGTCACATTTGGATGTATTCATAGGTTGAccaattataataatttgttgGATTATAATTGTGAATATAAAGTTTATTGAACAAGCGACTATATGAATTGAGATCTAAAAGTGATTAAATGTGACTTAATAGTTTCGAGGTATGGTACACTGACTCTACTTAAATAATGAATTTGCTATATATACCTAACAGATGTATAGCAACGagctttcaaaaaaaaaaaatgagtatgcTAGTCTCACGACCTATTTGTCTATATAAAACTTATAAAGAAATGAGAATATATGGATATGTTGAGCCTATTATGTGCAAGTGGGAGATGTAACAAATCTGGGTTATGAAATTGGGTTGGTCCACCCATAATGGGCTTTGGATCCAGATTCGAATCTACAACCACTATTTGTAGTTGCAGTGGGAACAATTGTTGGGTGCAATTGAACCCACTTCCTCCAAGTGTGGAGGAATTGGGAAGATGCATCAGCATACTTATGCAtgccagcatatatatatatatattgtgtatatGCCATGAAAATGGACgacaagaaaaattgaagagcaaaacaaaaagaaaggactAAATAAGATTTTTGTGCTTGTGTGGTTTCCAACTTGTGTAGAAGGAAACAAACTCTCAAATATACTCTCTGTGTAAGTGTGGCTTCCAGGATGTGGGTTGtaaacaatttttaatttatgtgatTTCATTTTTGAACCAGTAATTTAACCAAAAATTCAGTTTAATTCCGCTGTATATAATGGGTATgttttatcatattttgaatATAGTTTTCGTATATCATTTACACTTAGTTTTCACAACAATTCCCATATAGAATTATATTATTCATTGATAATAATGCATAATTGGAAAAACCTACTAGTTAAAGTAAATCataataatgaaatgaaattattacatTGTTCTAATGACATGTTTTGTacaaaatttgtataaaaatatcatttttccaGCACAAATTAATGCTTATTAGTAACTCTTTAACTTATTTaaacttgtaaaaattttgaaacaaactaCTTAATCATTGAACTTTCagtattcaatattttttttttttgtaaatcaaTATTTAATATCTTATTTGTTTGCGAGTTATATCAACATTATTGTAATGCCCCGGTATTTTGGGGAAATAATAAAGGGAAAGGAATGAGCTAGCTAAATCTAGGTTGATTCAAAGGTGGAAGTCAAAGCAAGGAGAGTTTGAAAAGTCTAAAGTGGtgtaaaatgtatatatgtttatgttatggGATTTATGGTATTTAAGAATATTGGAATGTGAGATTATGGACTTTTGGGATTAATATAGGTGTGTTTGGGCTTAAGTGTGGAATTaagtaagtaaatataattaaggaaaattgGATAAGTATAAAATGAGGGATAGGCCATGAGAGATTAATGGAAttgggagagaaagagatagggCTGACAGTTTTGGGAGGAGAAGCTAGGGCTTCTagatcttcttcatcttctccttctcccttgATCATTAAGTGTCCAAGAATCTTGTGTGCTAGTGGGAAGTTGGTTCATCATCTTGATCCTCCTCTCTAGTTGGTTTTCTTATGGCTTGAAGGTGGTTGGAAGACTCCTACTCTTGTGATGATtcttgtaagaaaaaaaatcaaaggagAAGCTCACCAAGGCAAGTTATATTCTTCTCAAACTCTTTTAAACTCTTTGAGCTTGGTATGTTGAGGATTTGAGTTAAAAAACTGCATGTTTTGCAAAACCAAGTCCTTATTGATACTTATGTAGAAATGTTTGTAAATATCCCTCAACTCTTGCTTGTCTTCTTTGAAATGATTTGGAACTTCAAATAGGGGCTATTCCACCTTATAATCCATAAGAAGAGGTGTTATTTGAAGGAGGGTGGATTATGTGAGTGTTTTTGGGTGTTGCTTACATTTGGGTATGGTTCGGGACCTTTTTCCTTACTACCAGTCGACCATTTTTCCATAATCGATCGACAGTTGGGTGTAGAGGGTCTTGCCGGTCAACCGTTGCCTTGATCAATTGACAGTTTGGGTGTCAAAGCCACTGTCGATCGACAGTTTCCTTTCCATCAGTCAATAGTTTTTCGCATTTACAACCTGTGCATGCTCTGCTGTTTCGAGTATAACTTTTTGTAGAAATATCGGATTTGTGAACTGTTTGAAgcattgtaaactagactcgataggatttattttgatatagtATTTGGGTTATTTGGATAAGTATGGAGCCTATAGATTCCCCGTGAAGTACTACCCTGAAATCTAGGATTTCTGTTTCAATTCGACAACGCTCTGGTTTTTAGGGTATAACTTCCTATGGTATTATCCAAGTTGAAATCCGATTTTTGTcccataaactagacttcttaagatttgttttggtatatatCTTGGGtcatttgattatattttgaGGTCATAGAAGCCTACCAATCTTGGCCTAGAATATAGAGTTCTTCCATTTTGAGCGATCTACCTTGATCAGATTTTTGGGAGATAAATAACTTAATTTGGTGTGTGATTGGAGTATGATGAGATAAATTTATAGAATAAATGATAATTCTTTTAGATATAGTTCCTTGAGAGGTTAAAAAGGTTTTCTTGAGCATTATTGAAGGGTTCTCTTGAGCATTATTGACGTATTTTGTATTCACTGGCCAAGTAGGGCGTGTCCTCCCTACATTTCTTTATGGAATGATGTTTCACCTTAAGGAGATAGGTTCCAGATTGTTAGTTGTGTAATTTtgcttattatttttattgcatTGCGTTATGTTACTATATTACTTCGCATGATGATGTTGGGTCATGGGGTGCATTCATtaggggtcatgctttgtatgtgttgggggGGTATGAGCTTTGGCATGACACGATTGGCCTGTTGATatgcgagcatatgcatttagagtaTTCGCTTGTGTGTGAATTCTTACGTGGGCGTAACATAGCCTAATGCTTGGCTCATAAGGGCCTTaccatcacgttaatgctgcaaaaGTCATTGCATTCCTTATGTGTAGCATTGCATGGAGAGGTTGTGGGTAATGATGGAAATGAAGCGCAACTTTCGTTGTTATGTGATATGAGATCTTGATATACGAGCCGAGGGCTCGACGTGGTGTGATGTGATTGTGAGTGCTTCAGCACGTGATGACGACGGTGATGAATATGTTATTTATGGATGTGGTATGAGAGTCTTGGGCTCATGTTATTGATTTGGTAGCCTATCCTTGGCTACTAGCAAGTTTGTATACTGGGTCTTGGGCGCCAGTGTATGCAtcctatgtgggccccaatgacttTATGTGTGCATCGGTGCATTTATGTTATGGCTGGGTATCGTGAAATGTAATcgcatggcatggattgtgtgcCTTTTAGGTATATGAGGTTAGCGTGTGTTTCAATATACTACATGATGTTCTGGGGAAGTCCATCCATAACCATTCCCTGTTCTTTCtctatacttgctgagtcttatgATTCATtattgctttccatcattttaaGTAAAAACCAAGATAAAGCCAGTGGTGAGTCTGGCTGGGGCTGATCTTTTGTTAGTAAATGTATACAGAACTCACCTAAAGAAAAGGTATTAGAGACTTTTGTGATGAAATACTAGAGCCAATTAGACCCTTGTTCCTTGAAGGAACGTATATGTTTTGTGGCTATGACTTGATGTATAATATTCAGAGGATATATCTTTTATTATGATGGGATGTAAATGCTTAATTGTTAAGTTATGATGTTTTCATATGAGAGATATGTGGTATGTTAGTGAGGGTTTGGCTTAAGTTgcttttatatcattttattaatgacCGTCTCATGAATTCTCTATACTAACGGGGGCTTTGAGAGGTGGGTTGTtacaattattgtctttaaatattgtcatAAAAGTAAACAAATTGTAAGAGAGATTAGATAACAAATATCATGCATTAAAatcttgtttaaatacatattctatatatatatatatgtgtgtgtgtgtatgtataaaaagtaaaatatatggAACctaaaaatgtgagaaaataattttaataatttagaacgtattaaaaaatatgtgaaaaaaaaattaacctaaaGTTTTTCAATTGTTGGGGCATTAACTCCATTAATTTTATCtaaagtaattataaaattgaaacaaataaaaatttgagcatattttgtaatttttaaagattTGTATATGATTAATACATCATTAATGatataatgttataatttttaaagttgtTTGGAGATTGTTAGGGTTTCTCCAAGTTACTTTTTAAATAatgtgaaattatttttaaattatatactaaatttttaaaggaTCATACTATTGGTACTTCTTGGATTACATAATACAtcacaaatgataaaaatatctcatGCCTCACCGTCTCACCTCGCACCTGCTCACGACGCCTCATCACCTTATCTCCCCACCTTGAGTAAAAgatattttagacattttagttACATTATATAGTTCAAGATGTAAGTCATgatttatcaataatattttttatttttaaaatgctaGGTAACCAGCGTTgataattgtttcatttttacttttatattttagataattatcacttttttatttttatattttgtttctttattttgtgtatttacagtattataatttttttgatagaatcaaaaaaattaaaaaaatgaattataataaaagtaaaaatttaagaattattatataataaatgaaaatataatgacgaatttattttagaatagaACGTTAAAGaccaataataatattattatttagcCGATTAATTATGGCGCAGTGTTGAGGCGGGGCTAAAATGGGGAAAACACGAAAGTGCACCCACTAAAGGAGAAAACTAGTCAACCATCTTTGGGCAACGTAATTATGCACTTTTAACTGATCTGAGTCTCCAACTTTCACAATATCTCAAAGCCGCCCCCTTATCTCCgacgatctctctctctctctctctctcccccaccgCCTCTGAATCTCGCTTTGCTGCTTCGCCGCACCACTGAGAAGCCATGGACGTGCCGCCGATCTTCCATCTCCCGCAAGACACCCTCCATCAGATCTTCTTCAACCTCCCCCTCCGGCAGATCATCAGGTGCCGGGCCGtctgcaagttcttcaaccagACGCTGAGCACGCCGTCCTTCCTGCACGTCATCTCCACCCAAACGCCGCCCCTGTGCCTCATCGCCCTCCGGCCGCCTCACTACCATCGTCACCACCGCCATCACCACGTGTCCCCGGATCCCACCGTCCACGCCTTCGATCCCGACCAGAACCTGTGGCTCAGATTTCCGCTCACCTTCCTCCCGTTCACCTCGCCTCAACCCGTCGCGTCGTCGCTCGGACTCGTCTACCTGTGGGCCGAATCGGCCAATTCCATCAAAACCCTCGTGGCTTGCAACCCCTTGACGCGGCAGTATCGGATCCTCCCTCAACTCGGCTCGGCCTGGTCGTCCCACGGCTCGGTCCTGGTCGGCCCTCCCAACCGAGTCCTCGTGCTTTGCGAACTCGCCACGTTCTACTTCTCCGGCCACACCAACAACTGGGTCAACTTCTCGTCCAATTTACCATCCAAGCCGCGGAGCCCGATCCTGGTCGCCGACTCTGTGCTGGCCCTCTGCGACGTCGGCTCGCCGTGGCGGAGCCAGTGGAAGCTGTTCTCATGCACGATCTCGACACTGCGGACGAGCCAGAAATGGGCTCGGCTCGAGAAGCACGAGTGGGGCGAGGTGTTCGACATCCTGAAACGGCCGCGTTTGGTAAGGGGGAACGGGAACAAGGTCCTGATGGTGGGCGGGTTGAGGTCGTCGTTCTCGCTCAACGCTTCGTGCTCGACGATTCTGATCCTGAGGCTGGATTTGGGCACGATGGAGTGGGACGAGGCCGGCCAGATGCCGCCGGAGATGTTCCGTTGCTTCCAGGAGTCGAGCAAGTTCAAGGTGTTTGGCGGCGGGAACAGGGTCTGTTTCTCGGCGAAGAGGCTTGGGCGGTTGGCCTTGTGGAATTACTCCGACGAGGCAGGGAAGGGGCTTTGGCGGTGGATCGACGACGTGCCGGGGTGCGGCGACGGGCTTTGCCGGGGATACGTGTTCGAAGCTCGGCTCTCGGCCTTGCCTTGAAGGATTGATTGGTTGATGGGTAATGCTTGTTCGTAATTTTATCATTACAATTTACAAACTCTGATGTGTTTTTCCCTCCGTTATTTACCATGCCAATGTTGTTGTATTCTTAACTAAATCGAAGATTGAATGTGGCTTCCCATACAGTGTACTTTGATTGATTTAGTGGTCGTCTTCTTCGATTTGCTGCAAATTTCACTGAAAACGCCACGATGTAACTTGGctaggagaagaagatgaccaAATTGAGAGTGAATGTTTTTGTTGTCATTTCTTTTTGGTATTATGATTATAGGATGTAGAGATCTTGTGAAACTATCCATTTTTGGGTTTCTTTCTGATAAAACAAGAGGAGAGCCACACAGTTTTGCTCTGAGTTGGGCGCTTGAGCTGCCATAGTCATGAAAACTTGTAGCGAACTAAGAACTTTTCACTGTGAGAATCGCGGTTTAGGAGCATCTGGGTCTATACTGAATGTGCGATTGCTAATGGAGAACTCAGAAGCTTGACCATCACATGTGTGCCGGCTGCTCTTGGGGTATGTTTGGGAGTTGAAAGTAATGGGAATTGGAAGCTGGATACGCTAATGATGTAAAGAGATTTTGGGTAATAGaatggaaagagagagaaccCTATCATCTCCAAATAAACTGGAGGAAGAATTCTTCattctgttttctttatttccacTTCACTCACTTTATAATtcattctattctattctattctattctatcaGTTCTCGTTGTTAGATTCAATAGTTATGAACTTAATAATAATCCCAAAATGAGGGATCACAAATTGCATGAGAAAAACacccatatttttgttttcacaaACATTGTCTCTATTGAGAGtcaatatcattattttttaacatttcattGCTTTATAATTTGGGGAAAAGCATGGCCATGATCCCATTTCATATTGTTGTATTGTGTTGTGTTATAGTTTAGTCATTGTACTATTTTTTACAATGTTGTATTAGGGTACGATAAGTTGAAATTCGCACTAGTAGATTGCGAGTTCGATTTCTTGTCATGCGCAGTGAGACAAAGTCTCCACCTgtaatttatttctaatttatttcttctatcGAAATTGAGGGCACGAGTGGTGCAAGAGATCGCGTAAAGGCGGTAATTCCAAGAAATGTTTAATAAAGTagtgtttgataaatattgttttgtgtttattaatactaaaaataagtAATGagtgttaaataatattttattattatgttatagATTAGTAAagtgattaaaaaatatactaagatattaaatagttattttataaagtagtgtaattataaaaaaaaaaaaaaggagaagagttatgaaagtgatgagggaatatttatagggggcaattttactgtgctacccctagaggttactattaacttggagccatgtgtgctagtaaaggccaatgggcgatcgccacgtgtcaagacttaggagttccgcttatctttataatctttattatgattttgaattggaaagagataaagaagaagattaagtcaaccaatgatatctttaaatatctcaagaattatctctattagggaagattatcttttctccccatggaaaggggatcaacctctcattttgaaatatatcttatctcctaagggaaaggccacgggacatctataaatagaggacaggctctacaggtatgggatcTGACTCTGaagggactcatatattatttttccattactattatactcctcaaaaaccctatgaattgacttgagcgtcggagggatcacggggagcaagtccccaccccttttgcaggtacttggtctgagacagaagaaggtgatcggctccacATCATCAGAAAGTAAATAGACTGTTAATAagtcttttgcttttgcttaaaaataactttatttacTTTTCTAAAAGAAGTTATTGTCTTTTAAAAacacaataatattttaaaaaaaatattaataaaaaatattgtactTAAAAAGCCCTACAATATTAAATCGGCACCACACAAGCAAATTGTATGGGCAAGTCTTTGTCCGATATTAGGATGATCCTTCCTTCCTATCCATTGGGGGGCAACAAGTCACATCCATAAACAACACTCCTTGAAAATATggaaattacaaatttacagtCTCTATATACATGTAGGGACGAATAACCTTGCCCAGATAAGTCAACACATACAACGCATAACAGAAGTAATCAAAATCTTGTCTATGGATTGGATCTAGAGACGTATCCTCAGGGAGGTGAAGCCAACGGTCAATGAAATTGGCCCAAAACTCTCAACCTCAAAcctgaaaaataattatatcaacGGTATGAGTATCCAACGGCCCGTCAGTATCTAACACTAGTAGTATGCTATGACTactagaaaataatataaaacatgtCATAATCATGTAGATGTACACATATATAAGTGGTTTCATGCAAACATGTCAATTTCTAGCAAACTTATGTATATTATTATGCAAGTGTGGAAATAAGACCCCTGGCACATATAAGTGGAAGAGCATATTCTTGTTGGAAGTGA from Diospyros lotus cultivar Yz01 chromosome 4, ASM1463336v1, whole genome shotgun sequence includes the following:
- the LOC127800785 gene encoding SKP1-interacting partner 15, coding for MDVPPIFHLPQDTLHQIFFNLPLRQIIRCRAVCKFFNQTLSTPSFLHVISTQTPPLCLIALRPPHYHRHHRHHHVSPDPTVHAFDPDQNLWLRFPLTFLPFTSPQPVASSLGLVYLWAESANSIKTLVACNPLTRQYRILPQLGSAWSSHGSVLVGPPNRVLVLCELATFYFSGHTNNWVNFSSNLPSKPRSPILVADSVLALCDVGSPWRSQWKLFSCTISTLRTSQKWARLEKHEWGEVFDILKRPRLVRGNGNKVLMVGGLRSSFSLNASCSTILILRLDLGTMEWDEAGQMPPEMFRCFQESSKFKVFGGGNRVCFSAKRLGRLALWNYSDEAGKGLWRWIDDVPGCGDGLCRGYVFEARLSALP